Proteins encoded together in one Lathyrus oleraceus cultivar Zhongwan6 chromosome 5, CAAS_Psat_ZW6_1.0, whole genome shotgun sequence window:
- the LOC127078802 gene encoding uncharacterized protein LOC127078802: MKSVTSFRKCSKILVKEFIVNISKDYDNKRSKEFRKSYVRGRCVDFSPEIINRFFGRSEEEQAEVEVSDNVICREITTKQVKEWPRKGKLSAGCLSVKYVVLHRIGVVNWVPTNNTSNIATRLAFPSLIYGVILSQHPSILISSDVACKRDHPLSLHYRLFTEKHVPNIVMTFGKKPTISTTRKGILAELKDTCKTLDDTIKVCTERKSRLEILIKDLSEEEAEGNLEGDNAGEEDASKEDANEEDLYASDDEETTNNDED; the protein is encoded by the exons ATGAAAAGTGTGACTAGTTTTAGAAAATGTTCTAAAATACTTGTTAAAGAATTCATTGTGAATATCTCTAAGGATTATGATAACAAGCGGAGTAAAGAGTTTAGAAAGTCTTATGTAAGAGGAAGGTGTGTTGATTTCTCTCCTGAAATCATAAATAGGTTTTTTGGCAGAAGTGAAGAAGAACAAGCTGAAGTGGAAGTTTCTGATAATGTCATTTGCAGAGAAATTACTACAAAGCAGGTAAAGGAATGGCCTAGAAAAGGGAAGTTATCAGCAGGTTGCTTGAGTGTGAAGTATGTCGTACTTCATAGAATTGGAGTTGTTAATTGGGTTCCAACTAATAATACTTCCAACATTGCTACAAGATTGG CTTTTCCCTCATTAATTTATGGTGTAATACTAAGTCAACACCCAAGTATTTTGATCAGTTCAGATGTTGCCTGCAAAAGAGATCATCCCCTGTCATTGCATTATAGGTTGTTCACGGAGAAACATGTCCCAAATATTGTCATGACATTTGGCAAGAAACCTACTATTTCTACTACTAGGAAAGGAATCCTTGCTGAACTAAAAGACACTTGTAAAACCTTGGATGATACTATCAAAGTTTGTACTGAAAGGAAGAGCAGGCTTGAGATCCTGATAAAGGATTTGTCTGAAGAAGAGGCTGAGGGAAATCTGGAAGGTGATAATGCGGGTGAAGAAGATGCTAGTAAAGAAGATGCTAATGAAGAAGATTTGTATGCTAGTGATGATGAAGAGACAACCAACAATGATGAAGACTGA